From Polynucleobacter sp. JS-JIR-II-b4, a single genomic window includes:
- the glcE gene encoding glycolate oxidase subunit GlcE → MSHSDPKINAFREQILNAAKNKTPLSIEGGGTKSWYGNPNGYTKLDTRGYSGILEYQPEELVITACAGTPLKEIEAALKEKNQVLAFEPPHFGENATFGGAIAAGLAGPGRITVGNFRDFVLGARIIDGKGQDLSFGGKVMKNVAGYDVSRLLPGSLGTLALLLEASVKVLPKPAATATLRCQISQEKALKILNEWAGQPLPLSASCWIGSSKGGDGELTFRLAGAAAAVKAAIPLMSSLVMATELNPEAAEHFWNDLREQKLSAFANLGADQTLYRLALPAASGPITISGASDGIVLEWHGQQRWITAPGNEATFKAIKAIANSHGGHATRFRQGANVDPSNQRFTLLSEQTHSFALEAVQERLRSAFDPAGVFATKRLP, encoded by the coding sequence ATGAGCCACTCCGATCCAAAAATCAATGCATTCCGCGAGCAAATTCTCAATGCAGCTAAGAATAAAACCCCGCTCTCGATTGAGGGCGGCGGTACAAAATCTTGGTACGGCAATCCGAATGGCTATACCAAACTAGACACACGTGGCTACTCAGGAATTTTGGAATACCAACCAGAAGAATTGGTCATCACTGCTTGTGCCGGAACTCCACTAAAGGAAATTGAAGCAGCCCTCAAAGAAAAGAATCAGGTACTTGCTTTTGAGCCGCCTCATTTCGGCGAGAATGCAACCTTTGGCGGGGCAATTGCCGCCGGCCTTGCTGGTCCAGGACGCATCACTGTGGGTAACTTCCGTGACTTTGTATTGGGCGCTCGCATTATTGATGGCAAAGGCCAAGACCTTTCCTTTGGCGGCAAGGTAATGAAGAACGTAGCGGGATATGACGTCTCTCGTTTGCTGCCTGGCTCCTTGGGAACCCTTGCTCTTCTGTTAGAAGCATCAGTCAAGGTGCTGCCTAAACCTGCTGCGACCGCAACTTTACGTTGTCAGATCTCTCAAGAGAAAGCCCTCAAGATCTTGAATGAATGGGCGGGACAGCCATTACCTCTATCTGCAAGCTGTTGGATTGGTTCATCTAAAGGTGGAGATGGGGAGTTAACTTTCCGTCTCGCTGGTGCAGCAGCTGCTGTAAAGGCTGCAATTCCTCTCATGAGTTCTTTAGTGATGGCCACTGAGCTTAATCCTGAAGCTGCAGAACATTTCTGGAATGATTTGCGTGAGCAAAAACTTTCTGCATTTGCCAATCTAGGTGCCGATCAAACGCTTTATCGCTTAGCACTCCCTGCAGCCAGTGGGCCAATTACTATCAGTGGTGCCTCAGATGGGATTGTTCTGGAGTGGCATGGTCAACAACGTTGGATTACAGCGCCTGGTAATGAGGCTACCTTTAAAGCTATCAAGGCCATTGCTAATTCCCATGGCGGACATGCAACTCGCTTTAGACAGGGCGCCAATGTAGACCCTAGCAATCAGCGCTTTACTTTGTTATCAGAGCAGACTCACTCCTTTGCCCTTGAGGCAGTGCAAGAGCGCCTAAGATCAGCTTTTGATCCTGCAGGTGTATTCGCTACTAAACGTCTTCCATAA
- the glcF gene encoding glycolate oxidase subunit GlcF — protein MQTQLAPQFANTPEGIEAARILGKCVHCGFCTATCPTYQILGDELDGPRGRIYLIKQIAEGQAPTEKTRLHLDRCLTCRNCESTCPSGVQYGNLIDIGRKWAEDNTPERPIGQRLTRWALKEGLTKPALFNTAMTLGRLVRPLMPSGIKRKIPLTVNKALANSTDAYARPTAAHQRKMVLLEGCVQPGMLPNINSATARVLNALKIQMISAPNATCCGALRYHLNDQAGGLDNAKQNIDAWWPLVESGIEAIVMTASGCGVMVKDYGHLFANDPIYAAKAKKISDLTKDISEILPSLQNELVQLVGTDPKPGVVYHPPCTLQHGQQIRGKVEGLLSSIGIGVRLCADSHLCCGSAGTYSVTQPELSEQLRKNKLTHLNAACEESGAEIIVSGNIGCITHLQQEDTPVVHWIEIVDQLLSKSSKAS, from the coding sequence ATGCAAACTCAACTCGCTCCTCAATTTGCCAACACGCCGGAAGGTATCGAGGCAGCCCGCATTCTGGGCAAATGTGTTCACTGTGGTTTTTGTACGGCCACCTGCCCTACCTATCAAATACTAGGCGATGAGTTAGATGGGCCTCGCGGACGCATCTATCTAATTAAGCAGATCGCCGAAGGGCAGGCACCCACTGAAAAGACTCGCTTGCATTTAGATCGCTGTTTAACATGTCGCAATTGCGAGAGTACTTGCCCGAGCGGTGTTCAATACGGCAACTTAATAGACATAGGTCGCAAGTGGGCAGAAGACAATACGCCTGAGCGCCCAATCGGCCAACGCTTGACCCGTTGGGCCCTAAAAGAAGGTTTAACTAAGCCCGCTTTATTTAATACAGCAATGACTCTAGGTCGTTTAGTACGCCCATTGATGCCAAGCGGTATCAAACGCAAGATCCCACTGACTGTAAATAAAGCATTGGCTAATTCCACCGATGCTTATGCAAGACCCACTGCAGCTCATCAGCGCAAAATGGTTTTGCTAGAGGGTTGTGTTCAGCCTGGCATGCTCCCGAATATCAATTCAGCAACAGCGCGTGTGCTTAACGCGTTAAAGATTCAAATGATTAGCGCGCCCAATGCCACTTGCTGTGGAGCACTACGCTATCACCTTAATGATCAAGCTGGCGGTTTAGATAATGCCAAGCAAAATATTGATGCGTGGTGGCCTTTGGTTGAAAGTGGTATAGAAGCCATTGTCATGACTGCATCTGGTTGTGGTGTGATGGTGAAGGACTATGGACATCTATTTGCAAATGATCCTATCTATGCAGCCAAAGCGAAAAAGATTTCAGATCTGACCAAGGATATTTCTGAAATACTGCCTTCCTTGCAAAATGAGCTGGTGCAGCTAGTAGGCACAGATCCAAAACCAGGTGTTGTTTATCACCCACCTTGCACCTTGCAACACGGCCAACAAATTCGCGGCAAGGTTGAGGGATTACTTTCCAGCATTGGTATTGGTGTGCGTTTATGTGCCGACAGCCATCTTTGCTGCGGATCTGCGGGCACTTATTCAGTGACTCAACCAGAACTCTCTGAGCAACTTCGTAAAAACAAGTTAACCCACTTAAATGCTGCCTGCGAGGAATCTGGTGCAGAGATCATTGTTTCTGGAAACATTGGCTGCATCACCCATCTACAGCAAGAAGACACCCCCGTAGTGCATTGGATTGAAATCGTAGATCAATTGCTTAGCAAATCTTCTAAGGCCTCATGA
- a CDS encoding YggS family pyridoxal phosphate-dependent enzyme has protein sequence MNSIVVNLMQVRARIELAALAAKREPEEIELLAVSKTFPSSAVEEAMHAGQSAFGENYVQEAVEKIEKLAKLRPWLTWHFIGPLQGNKTREVAQHFDWVHSLDRLKIAERLSAQRGEFPDLPPLMVCVQINVSEEESKSGISLVEVEELCNAITSLPNLVLRGLMAIPAPHPDPVLQRQAFAAVQDCFKRIQASHFTELGYQFFDTLSMGMSDDLEAAIAEGSTIVRVGTAIFGKRDKISK, from the coding sequence ATGAATTCCATTGTTGTCAATCTGATGCAAGTCAGAGCGCGGATTGAGCTTGCTGCATTAGCCGCAAAACGTGAGCCCGAAGAAATAGAGCTTCTGGCGGTTAGTAAAACTTTTCCGTCCTCGGCCGTTGAAGAAGCCATGCATGCCGGTCAATCCGCCTTTGGTGAAAACTACGTGCAAGAGGCGGTTGAAAAAATTGAGAAGTTAGCCAAATTGCGCCCTTGGTTGACCTGGCATTTCATTGGCCCTTTGCAGGGCAATAAAACCAGGGAAGTAGCGCAACACTTCGATTGGGTTCATAGCCTGGACCGCCTCAAAATTGCAGAGCGCCTATCCGCTCAACGCGGCGAGTTTCCAGATTTACCGCCATTGATGGTTTGCGTACAAATCAATGTCAGCGAGGAAGAGAGCAAAAGCGGTATTTCCCTGGTTGAAGTTGAAGAGCTCTGTAACGCCATTACCTCCTTGCCAAACTTAGTGCTGCGGGGCTTGATGGCTATTCCCGCACCTCATCCAGACCCTGTCTTGCAACGCCAAGCTTTTGCAGCTGTACAAGATTGTTTCAAGCGCATACAAGCCAGCCATTTCACTGAGCTTGGCTACCAGTTCTTTGACACACTTTCGATGGGTATGTCTGATGATTTAGAGGCTGCTATCGCCGAAGGCAGCACTATAGTGCGTGTTGGCACGGCCATTTTTGGGAAGCGCGATAAGATTAGCAAATGA